The proteins below come from a single Tribolium castaneum strain GA2 chromosome 9, icTriCast1.1, whole genome shotgun sequence genomic window:
- the Septin2 gene encoding septin-2 has product MAPVDVEAPPMENQLRNLVLSGHVGFDSLPDQLVSKSVQNGFVFNIMCIGETGLGKSTLMDSLFNTNFEAVPSPHTLPTVKLKAHTYELQESNVRLKLTIVDTVGYGDQINKEDSFKAIVDYIDAQFENYLQEELKIKRSLTTFHDSRIHVCLYFICPTGHGLKSIDLVCMKKLDQKVNIIPIIAKADTISKTELQKFKTKIVAELQNNGVHIYEFPVDDESVAEVNGTMNSHVPFAVIGSTDFVRVGNKMVRARQYPWGTVQVENESHCDFVKLREMLIRTNMEDMREKTHCRHYELYRRKRLEQMGFSDVDADNKPISFQQTFEAKRSNHLQELQQKEDEMRQMFVVRVKEKEAELKEAEKELHAKFDKLKKDHTDEKKKIEDSRKKLEDEIVEFNRRKAQYQQMGTSHHTLTLGKSKKK; this is encoded by the exons ATGGCACCAGTGGACGTTGAAGCGCCTCCG ATGGAAAATCAGTTGCGAAATTTGGTTTTGTCAGGCCATGTGGGCTTTGATAGTTTGCCGGATCAATTGGTGTCGAAAAGTGTCCAAAACGGCTTTGTTTTCAACATCATGTGCATCG GGGAAACTGGGTTAGGCAAGTCGACTCTGATGGACTCATTGTTCAATACGAACTTTGAGGCGGTCCCGAGCCCCCATACCTTGCCCACGGTCAAGCTAAAGGCACACACTTACGAATTGCAAGAAAGTAACGTGCGACTTAAGTTAACAATTGTGGACACTGTGGGGTACGGCGACCAGATCAATAAGGAGGACAGTTTTAAGGCAATCGTTGACTACATTGACGCCCAATTTGAGAACTACCTCCAAGAGGAGCTCAAGATCAAACGCTCGCTTACCACGTTTCACGATTCGCGCATTCACGTCTGCTTGTATTTCATTTGTCCCACGGGACACGGCTTGAAGTCAATTGACCTGGTTTGCATGAAAAAACTTGACCAGAAAGTCAACATTATCCCAATTATCGCAAAAGCTGATACCATTTCAAAGACAGAGCTCCAAAAATTCAAGACTAAAATCGTAGCAGAGCTGCAAAATAATGGCGTACACATTTACGAATTCCCGGTTGATGATGAATCAGTTGCTGAGGTAAATGGTACCATGAACTCCCATGTACCATTTGCGGTGATTGGCAGCACTGATTTCGTCCGGGTTGGGAATAAAATGGTAAGGGCCCGGCAATATCCCTGGGGTACGGTGCAAGTCGAGAATGAATCGCACTGCGATTTTGTCAAATTACGCGAAATGTTGATCAGAACGAACATGGAAGATATGAGGGAGAAGACGCACTGTCGTCACTATGAATTGTACAGACGAAAGCGCTTGGAACAGATGGGTTTCAGTGATGTTGACGCTGATAACAAGCCCATCAGCTTTCAGCAAACTTTTGAGGCCAAGAGGTCCAATCATTTGCAAGAGTTGCAGCAAAAAGAGGACGAAATGAGGCAAATGTTTGTGGTGCGTGTGAAGGAAAAGGAAGCCGAGCTGAAGGAAGCGGAAAAAGAG CTGCATGCGAAATTCGATAAATTGAAAAAGGATCACACTGACGAGAAGAAGAAAATCGAGGACAGTCGCAAGAAGCTTGAGGATGAGATAGTTGAGTTCAACAGACGTAAGGCCCAGTACCAGCAGATGGGCACAAGTCACCACACTCTAACCTTgggaaaaagtaaaaagaaaTAA
- the LOC664504 gene encoding GAS2-like protein 2 yields the protein MAYGRNVSSNRNSWGPMSVPSGFHRLEPDEEFAEEYTERMMSAQMRQLDPLKEDLADWMNKTLDIDYVNRNNFLSELDNGVLLCHLAQVICDKAKYAIDTGHAKGPLPTVRGKCFEKAMRRSFFSRDNMENFIKFCRSLGVHENLLFESDDLVLHNQPRNVILCLLEVARLATRFGVEPPGLIQLEKEIAEEEQNNSTDSALSSLLSWQFQASEPSDLKMRHSQSANAISSYDRWDTGPRMVLLPERPKPEKVSLSGASDGVPSDNTEDEWSRGSGEDPDLEIDTGAGDATTELDRKVQLAARLMQRNCNCANGKCSRLNVRKVGEGKYNIAGKSVFIRLLKGRHMMVRVGGGWDTLDHFLLRHDPCQVKIVSRDSPERPASASKFLHIRAKYRSPPPRESVTR from the exons ATGGCCTACGGACGGAACGTGTCCTCAAACCGGAACAGTTGGGGTCCAATGTCAGTTCCTTCCGGCTTCCACCGTCTGGAGCCGGACGAAGAATTCGCCGAAGAGTACACTGAAAGAATGATGAGTGCGCAAATGCGCCAACTGGACCCACTGAAGGAGGATTTGGCCGACTGGATGAACAAAACGTTAG ATATCGATTATGTTAACAGAAACAACTTCCTAAGCGAACTAGACAACGGAGTTTTATTATGCCATTTAGCGCAAGTGATTTGCGATAAGGCCAAGTACGCCATTGATACAGGTCATGCTAAAGGC CCTCTACCGACTGTGAGGGGGAAATGTTTCGAGAAAGCGATGCGCCGAAGTTTTTTCTCGCGGGACAacatggaaaattttatcaagttttGCAGGTCTCTGGGCGTACACGAAAATTTGCTGTTCGAAAGCGACGATCTAG TCCTGCACAACCAGCCCCGCAACGTGATCCTGTGCCTCCTGGAAGTGGCCCGCCTTGCCACCCGTTTCGGCGTCGAACCGCCAGGTCTTATCCAACTCGAGAAGGAAATTGCCGAAGAAGAGCAGAACAATTCAACCGATTCAGCCCTAAGTTCTTTGCTTTCGTGGCAATTCCAAGCCTCTGAACCGTCCGATCTCAAAATGCGCCACAGCCAGTCGGCCAATGCCATATCGTCATACGACCGCTGGGACACAGGGCCCCGCATGGTGCTCCTCCCCGAACGCCCGAAACCGGAAAAAGTATCGCTAAGTGGTGCCAGCGATGGCGTCCCCAGCGACAACACCGAAGATGAGTGGTCGCGGGGCAGCGGCGAAGACCCCGACCTGGAGATCGACACCGGCGCCGGAGACGCCACCACAGAACTCGACAGGAAAGTACAATTAGCGGCGAGGCTGATGCAGAGAAACTGCAATTGTGCCAACGGGAAGTGTTCGAGGTTGAACGTGAGAAAAGTCGGCGAAGGGAAGTACAATATCGCGGGCAAGAGTGTCTTTATTAGA TTGTTGAAGGGGCGGCACATGATGGTGCGCGTGGGGGGAGGATGGGACACACTGGACCACTTCCTGTTACGTCACGACCCATGCCAGGTGAAAATCGTATCCAGAGATAGCCCGGAACGGCCTGCTAGTGCTTCCAAATTTTTACACATAAGGGCCAAGTACCGCAGTCCACCACCACGCGAGTCAGTCACGCGCTAA